The following proteins are encoded in a genomic region of Natrinema sp. DC36:
- a CDS encoding DUF5794 domain-containing protein, whose translation MSTSQHPVALQMERIVGGDARLLALVMMLPLVDGVFPALILAGALDEPLGAFQVGLLIFGGSATVAVILAEMDGTPREQATVVLLVGIPLILLAAVQAALAPAIESVLDIVIFERFAALVIAAIAAKTASATIGDYLPNPIVVIGLGLVASIDPSGATFVVMTDPVLVVHATLAAAVGVAFALTIALTGPYLREYMDIDRFRFGSAVALGLLPLSLLGMAFGQAPLAALLVAALFAVDIPWGGSDADSSSGADSGSAAAQMGAVADGGDVEDSSEPPVEESEEESNAYPGDDGTDTAGRAPWL comes from the coding sequence GTCGGGGGTGACGCGAGGCTCCTCGCGCTGGTGATGATGCTGCCGTTAGTCGACGGCGTCTTCCCCGCGTTGATCCTGGCCGGCGCGCTCGACGAGCCGCTGGGCGCGTTCCAGGTCGGCCTGCTGATTTTCGGCGGGAGCGCCACCGTCGCCGTGATCCTGGCGGAGATGGACGGCACGCCTCGAGAGCAGGCGACCGTCGTCTTGCTCGTTGGGATCCCGCTGATACTGCTCGCGGCGGTCCAGGCCGCACTCGCGCCGGCGATCGAGAGCGTGCTCGACATCGTCATCTTCGAGCGGTTCGCGGCACTGGTGATCGCCGCCATCGCGGCGAAGACCGCCAGCGCGACCATCGGAGACTACCTCCCCAACCCGATCGTCGTGATCGGGCTGGGGCTGGTCGCGAGCATCGACCCCTCGGGGGCGACGTTCGTCGTGATGACCGATCCCGTCCTCGTCGTCCACGCGACGCTGGCGGCGGCCGTCGGCGTGGCGTTCGCGCTGACCATCGCCCTCACCGGACCGTACCTGCGGGAGTACATGGACATCGACCGGTTCCGCTTCGGGAGCGCGGTCGCGCTCGGATTGCTGCCGCTGTCCCTGCTCGGGATGGCCTTCGGACAGGCCCCGCTGGCTGCGTTGCTCGTCGCCGCCCTGTTCGCCGTCGACATTCCGTGGGGCGGCTCCGACGCGGACTCGAGTTCGGGTGCCGATTCGGGCTCTGCGGCCGCCCAGATGGGTGCGGTGGCCGACGGCGGGGACGTCGAGGACTCGAGCGAGCCGCCGGTCGAGGAGAGCGAGGAGGAGTCGAACGCGTATCCGGGCGACGACGGGACGGACACCGCGGGACGGGCTCCGTGGCTGTAG
- a CDS encoding PadR family transcriptional regulator, whose product MHDETPQNHDRPARATEPPRNYPAPDGRTAWIELTAFQRDCLEAVTRLERTHIPAREPAIIDELERAYPSVTRTRLDPNLHVLVGHGLLEKRRLGAHRYVYPLTDDGRALLIQRAERLALACEIGATDSDAVDASARERGEGNG is encoded by the coding sequence ATGCACGACGAAACCCCACAGAACCATGACCGGCCCGCTCGAGCGACCGAACCACCCCGAAACTACCCCGCGCCCGACGGCCGAACCGCGTGGATCGAACTCACCGCCTTCCAGCGCGACTGTCTCGAGGCCGTCACCCGCCTCGAGCGAACCCACATCCCCGCCCGCGAACCCGCGATCATCGACGAACTCGAGCGCGCCTACCCCAGCGTCACCCGCACCAGACTCGATCCGAACCTGCACGTGCTCGTGGGTCACGGCCTGCTCGAGAAGCGGCGACTCGGGGCCCATCGGTACGTGTATCCCCTCACCGACGACGGGCGCGCCCTCCTCATCCAGCGCGCCGAACGCCTCGCGCTCGCCTGCGAGATCGGCGCGACCGATTCCGACGCGGTCGACGCGAGCGCTCGCGAGCGCGGCGAGGGGAACGGATGA
- a CDS encoding winged helix-turn-helix domain-containing protein yields MRKPGDWMQNPTDERILEVLNTGLELGPTTIGRNIDRDRTGVSRRLSVLVEYGLVARVDEGYYVITALGEQYLNGELDADELEPDSR; encoded by the coding sequence ATGAGGAAACCCGGTGATTGGATGCAGAATCCGACAGACGAGCGGATTCTGGAGGTGCTGAATACCGGGTTAGAGCTTGGTCCGACGACGATCGGGAGAAACATCGATCGTGACCGGACTGGCGTCAGTCGACGGCTCTCCGTGTTGGTTGAGTATGGTCTCGTGGCTCGAGTCGATGAGGGATACTACGTTATCACTGCTCTCGGGGAGCAGTATCTCAATGGGGAACTTGATGCGGACGAGCTCGAGCCGGACAGTCGCTAA
- a CDS encoding response regulator, with protein MASADETGETDLGEVVDILLVEPNHGDVRLFEENFEEGKIANAVHTVSDGEAALEFVHQRGDYADVPQPDLILLEPQLPGKSGMEVLAELKGEPVLSEIPVVVLTSSKMGEDIVRSHDLEADEYIQKPVETDEFVEFVQSIEDFWFAIIKTDGEE; from the coding sequence ATGGCTTCGGCAGACGAAACCGGCGAAACTGATCTGGGGGAGGTGGTCGACATTTTACTGGTCGAGCCGAATCACGGCGACGTGCGGCTCTTCGAGGAGAACTTCGAGGAGGGGAAAATCGCGAACGCCGTTCACACGGTCTCCGACGGCGAGGCGGCGCTCGAGTTCGTGCATCAACGCGGTGACTACGCGGATGTCCCGCAGCCGGATCTGATCCTGCTCGAGCCCCAGCTCCCCGGCAAGAGCGGGATGGAGGTGCTCGCGGAACTGAAGGGCGAACCGGTGTTGAGCGAGATTCCCGTCGTCGTCCTCACGAGTTCGAAGATGGGCGAAGACATCGTGCGATCCCACGACCTCGAGGCCGACGAGTACATCCAAAAACCGGTCGAGACCGACGAGTTCGTCGAGTTCGTCCAGTCGATCGAGGACTTCTGGTTCGCGATCATCAAAACCGACGGCGAGGAGTGA
- a CDS encoding M48 family metalloprotease, which yields MTSGARIRASLLWRMVVALAVLTVVSILIAATAIVVGGSLAWLGILLVLYVLETLLLPFSGGYVGVVQWTFTHPLRVAVASGIPLLPVLYYWPVRDEIREFQAELGKAGAPASETHPELAAMARRLAQQGDVPEPDVYVADRRRPASYAVGGRSSGTVIVTTGLVNRLSTGELEAVLAHEISHLANGDSRIMNLVLVPMLVAEHVGSDDPPSRKLLVSQPLAYLARLVLWALLTVVTTGQRLCCQFGIAVLSRGREFAADRGAAELTGAPSDLASALETLSDDRSRPSEDKRTWAKSASALDILPREAAVASPGPFRTHPSTERRIERLERLVVERVTGAGGRE from the coding sequence ATGACATCAGGTGCCCGGATTCGAGCGTCACTGCTCTGGCGGATGGTCGTCGCTCTGGCCGTACTGACGGTCGTCTCGATACTCATCGCCGCGACGGCGATCGTCGTCGGCGGCTCGCTCGCGTGGCTCGGGATCCTCCTCGTCCTCTACGTGCTCGAGACGCTGCTCCTGCCGTTTTCCGGGGGCTACGTCGGAGTGGTGCAGTGGACGTTCACGCATCCCCTCCGCGTCGCGGTCGCGAGCGGGATTCCCCTGCTCCCGGTCCTCTACTACTGGCCGGTCCGGGACGAAATCCGGGAGTTCCAGGCGGAACTCGGGAAAGCGGGCGCGCCGGCGTCCGAAACCCATCCCGAACTGGCGGCGATGGCCCGTCGGCTCGCCCAGCAGGGAGACGTTCCGGAGCCGGATGTCTACGTCGCCGATCGCCGACGGCCGGCGTCGTACGCCGTCGGCGGCCGCTCGAGCGGGACCGTCATCGTCACCACGGGGCTCGTAAATCGGCTCTCGACGGGGGAACTGGAGGCGGTGCTCGCACACGAGATCAGCCACCTCGCGAACGGCGACAGCCGCATCATGAATCTCGTGCTCGTTCCGATGCTGGTCGCCGAACACGTGGGGTCGGACGATCCGCCGTCCCGGAAACTGTTGGTCTCTCAGCCCCTGGCCTATCTGGCCCGGCTCGTCCTGTGGGCGCTCCTGACGGTCGTCACGACGGGACAGCGACTGTGCTGTCAGTTCGGGATCGCCGTCCTCTCGCGCGGTCGGGAGTTCGCGGCCGACAGGGGGGCCGCGGAACTGACGGGCGCGCCGAGCGACCTCGCCAGCGCGCTCGAGACGCTCTCGGACGACCGCTCGCGGCCGAGCGAGGACAAGCGTACCTGGGCGAAGTCGGCGAGCGCGCTGGATATTCTCCCGCGCGAGGCGGCGGTCGCGTCGCCGGGCCCGTTTCGGACCCATCCGAGCACCGAGCGGCGGATCGAGCGCCTCGAGCGGCTGGTCGTCGAGCGAGTGACGGGAGCCGGCGGCCGCGAGTAG